In the Helicoverpa armigera isolate CAAS_96S chromosome 15, ASM3070526v1, whole genome shotgun sequence genome, one interval contains:
- the LOC135117857 gene encoding pro-resilin-like translates to MKLFVIAALVAVAAAGRLEHLERSYLPPDSNSISSGRSLGSHGGFGSSGSHGAFGASSGNFGAGARQQGAFAGATSNQYLPPNHGPSGSNGAPQFAGSLQGFGGAQNYRSQQNGGHQGASAQQYSAPSSQYGAPSSQYSAPSSQYSAPSSQYSAPSSQYSAPSSQYSAPSSQYSAPRSQYSAAPSSQYGAPAGSFGQSATSRQYLAPRASSSQQYPQQAFDEQTGYQY, encoded by the exons ATGAAACTg TTCGTGATCGCCGCCCTCGTCGCCGTGGCCGCCGCCGGTCGCTTGGAGCACCTGGAGCGCTCCTACCTCCCCCCCGACAGCAACTCCATCAGCAGCGGCCGCTCCCTCGGCAGCCACGGCGGCTTCGGCTCCTCCGGCTCCCACGGCGCCTTCGGAGCCAGCTCCGGAAACTTCGGCGCTGGAGCTCGGCAGCAAGGAGCCTTCGCCGGCGCCACCTCCAACCAGTACCTGCCTCCTAACCACGGACCTTCGGGATCCAACGGAGCTCCTCAGTTCGCTGGTTCTCTCCAAg GTTTTGGCGGTGCTCAGAACTACCGCAGCCAACAAAATGGTGGTCACCAAGGGGCTTCTGCTCAGCAGTATTCTGCCCCCAGCTCGCAGTACGGCGCCCCTAGCTCTCAGTACTCTGCCCCTAGCTCTCAGTACTCTGCTCCTAGCTCTCAGTACTCTGCCCCCAGCTCTCAGTACTCTGCCCCCAGCTCCCAGTACTCCGCCCCCAGCTCCCAGTACTCCGCACCCAGGTCCCAGTACTCTGCCGCCCCTAGCTCTCAGTACGGCGCCCCCGCTGGCTCGTTCGGCCAGTCTGCCACCAGTCGTCAGTACCTCGCTCCTCGTGCCAGCTCCTCCCAGCAGTATCCTCAGCAAGCCTTCGATGAGCAGACCGGCTACCAATACTAA